The following are encoded together in the Brassica napus cultivar Da-Ae chromosome A9, Da-Ae, whole genome shotgun sequence genome:
- the LOC106422378 gene encoding 1-aminocyclopropane-1-carboxylate synthase 6: MVALTAEKQDHNLLSRMAAGDGHGENSAYFDGWKAYEENPFHPIDRPDGVIQMGLAENQLCGDLMRKWVLEHPEASICTAEGVNQFSDIAIFQDYHGLPEFRQAVAKFMEKTRNNKVKFDPDRIVMSGGATGAHETVAFCLANPGDGFLVPTPYYPGFDRDLRWRTGVNLVPVTCHSSNGFKITVEALDAAYENARVPVKGLLITNPSNPLGTTLDRDCLKSLVKFTNDKGIHLIADEIYAATTFGESEFISVAEVIEEIPDCNRDLIHIVYSLSKDMGLPGLRIGIIYSYNNRVVQIARKMSSFGLVSSQTQHLIAKMLSDKDFVDEFIRKSKLRLAERHAELTTGLDGLGIGWLKAGAGLFIWMDLRNLLKTATFDSEMELWRVIVHKVKLNVSPGGSCHCHEPGWFRVCFANMDHQTMETALERIRVFTSQIEEESLKLTKQMAKKKKCWQSSLRLSFKDTRRFEEGFFSPHSPVPPSPLVRAQI; the protein is encoded by the exons ATGGTGGCTTTGACTGCAGAGAAGCAAGACCATAACCTACTGTCGAGAATGGCCGCCGGTGACGGCCACGGCGAGAACTCAGCTTATTTCGATGGCTGGAAAGCTTATGAAGAAAACCCATTTCACCCAATTGACAGACCCGATGGAGTTATTCAGATGGGTCTCGCCGAAAATCAg CTTTGTGGAGATTTGATGCGTAAATGGGTTTTAGAACACCCAGAAGCTTCGATTTGCACAGCAGAAGGTGTGAATCAGTTCAGCGACATTGCGATTTTTCAGGACTATCATGGTTTGCCTGAATTCAGACAA GCTGTAGCGAAGTTTATGGAGAAGACAAGAAACAACAAAGTGAAGTTTGATCCTGACCGGATCGTCATGAGCGGCGGCGCAACCGGAGCGCACGAGACGGTTGCTTTCTGTTTAGCCAATCCCGGCGACGGTTTCTTGGTTCCGACTCCTTACTATCCAGG ATTTGATAGAGATTTGAGATGGAGAACCGGAGTGAATCTCGTACCGGTTACTTGTCATAGCTCCAACGGGTTTAAGATCACGGTGGAAGCCTTGGACGCTGCGTACGAAAACGCGCGTGTTCCGGTTAAGGGTTTACTCATAACCAATCCTTCGAACCCGCTCGGTACGACGTTAGACCGGGATTGCTTGAAATCTTTGGTTAAGTTCACCAATGACAAAGGGATTCACCTTATTGCTGATGAGATCTATGCAGCGACTACTTTTGGTGAATCCGAGTTTATCAGCGTCGCAGAAGTAATTGAGGAGATCCCCGATTGCAACCGCGATTTGATCCATATTGTCTATAGTTTATCAAAAGATATGGGCTTGCCCGGTTTGAGAATCGGTATCATATACTCTTACAATAACCGGGTGGTTCAAATTGCGAGGAAAATGTCGagtttcggtttggtttcgTCTCAAACGCAGCATCTGATCGCCAAAATGTTATCCGACAAAGACTTTGTAGACGAATTCATCCGCAAGAGCAAACTACGGTTGGCTGAAAGACACGCAGAGTTAACCACCGGTTTAGACGGTTTAGGCATTGGTTGGTTAAAGGCCGGAGCCGGTTTGTTCATATGGATGGATTTAAGAAACCTTTTGAAGACGGCTACATTCGACTCGGAGATGGAGCTGTGGCGTGTGATCGTCCACAAGGTGAAGCTGAACGTTTCTCCAGGCGGTTCGTGCCACTGCCACGAACCGGGATGGTTTAGAGTATGTTTTGCGAACATGGACCACCAGACAATGGAGACCGCCCTAGAGAGGATCAGAGTGTTCACTAGTCAAATTGAAGAGGAGAGTCTGAAACTAACTAAACAGATGGCTAAGAAAAAGAAGTGTTGGCAGAGTAGCCTCCGGTTAAGCTTTAAGGACACGAGACGGTTCGAGGAGGGCTTCTTCTCTCCTCATTCACCGGTGCCACCTTCTCCGCTTGTACGTGCACAGATATAA
- the LOC106422351 gene encoding peroxidase 39 has translation MARFGLVFVTILVILGLVSFSEAQLKLGFYDKTCPNAEKIVQAVVNQHIRNVPSLAAGLIRMHFHDCFVRGCDGSILINATSSNQQVEKVAPPNLTVRGFDFIDLVKTVLERKCPGVVSCADIITLATRDSVAAIGGPTWNVPTGRRDGRISNATEALNNIPPPFGNFSTLITLFGNQGLDVKDLVLLSGAHTIGVSHCSSFSNRLFNFTGVGDQDPSLDSEYADNLKSRKCLSIADNTTQVEMDPGSRNTFDLSYFKLVLKRRGLFESDAALTKDPTALGQVRGFAGGSLQDFFVEFGKSMEKMGRIGVKTGSDGEIRRTCSVVN, from the exons ATGGCGAGATTTGGGTTAGTTTTTGTGACGATTCTTGTGATTCTAGGGCTTGTGAGCTTTTCAGAAGCTCAACTGAAGCTAGGGTTCTATGATAAAACTTGCCCTAACGCAGAGAAGATCGTACAAGCTGTTGTCAACCAACATATCCGAAATGTACCATCTTTGGCTGCTGGCCTTATTAGGATGCATTTCCATGATTGCTTTGTTCGG GGTTGTGATGGTTCGATCTTGATCAACGCGACATCGAGCAACCAACAAGTGGAAAAGGTTGCTCCTCCAAATCTAACTGTTAGAGGTTTCGACTTTATCGATTTAGTGAAGACTGTGCTGGAGAGGAAGTGTCCTGGGGTAGTCTCATGCGCTGATATCATCACTCTCGCTACTAGAGACTCCGTTGCTGCCATT GGTGGACCAACATGGAATGTTCCAACAGGACGCAGAGACGGACGGATCTCTAATGCTACCGAGGCTTTGAACAACATTCCTCCTCCTTTCGGAAACTTCAGTACTCTGATTACCCTATTTGGAAACCAAGGACTTGATGTGAAAGACCTGGTCTTGTTATCCG GCGCGCACACAATCGGAGTGTCTCATTGTTCCTCCTTCTCAAACCGTCTCTTCAACTTTACCGGCGTAGGAGACCAAGATCCGTCGCTCGACAGCGAATATGCGGACAATCTCAAGTCACGGAAATGTTTATCTATTGCCGACAATACCACACAGGTTGAAATGGATCCCGGTAGTAGAAACACTTTTGATCTTAGCTATTTCAAGCTCGTCTTGAAACGCCGTGGGCTTTTTGAGTCTGATGCGGCGTTGACTAAGGATCCCACGGCGTTGGGTCAGGTCAGAGGCTTCGCCGGAGGATCGCTGCAAGATTTCTTTGTCGAGTTCGGCAAGTCTATGGAGAAAATGGGAAGGATCGGGGTGAAAACCGGGTCGGATGGAGAGATCCGAAGAACCTGTTCAGTGGTTAATTGA
- the LOC106422273 gene encoding mitogen-activated protein kinase 5, protein MASETESATENNIKGVLVHGGRYFQYNVYGNMFEVSNKYVPPIRPIGRGAYGFVCAAVDSETHEEIAIKKIGKAFDNKVDAKRTLREIKLLRHLEHENVVIIKDIIRPPKKETFTDVYIVYELMDTDLHQIIRSDQPLTDDHCQYFLYQILRGLKYIHSANVLHRDLKPSNLLLNANCDLKIADFGLARTTSETDLMTEYVVTRWYRAPELLLNSSEYTSAIDVWSVGCIFAEIMTREPLFPGKDYVHQLKLITELIGSPDGTSLEFLRSENARKYVKELPKFPRQSFAARFPSMSSIAIDLLEKMLVFDPEKRITVEEALCHPFLSALHDLNDEPVCSNHFSFDFENPSSTEEEIKELVWLESVKFNPHPTN, encoded by the exons ATGGCCTCTGAAACTGAGTCAGCGACAGAAAACAACATAAAAGGAGTACTGGTTCATGGAGGAAGATATTTTCAGTACAATGTCTATGGCAACATGTTTGAAGTCTCCAACAAGTATGTTCCTCCTATCCGACCAATCGGTAGAGGAGCTTACGGCTTTGTCTG TGCTGCAGTAGATTCGGAGACACACGAAGAGATTGCAATCAAGAAGATAGGTAAAGCCTTTGACAACAAAGTAGATGCTAAGCGAACGCTGAGAGAGATTAAGCTACTTCGTCATTTAGAACATGAGAAC GTTGTCATCATAAAAGACATCATCAGACCTCCAAAGAAGGAGACATTCACAGATGTTTATATAGTTTATGAGTTAATGGATACCGATCTCCATCAGATTATTCGTTCAGACCAGCCCTTGACTGATGATCATTGCCAG TACTTCTTGTATCAGATTCTGCGCGGACTCAAATACATACATTCAGCAAATGTATTGCATCGCGACCTTAAGCCGAGTAACTTGCTTCTTAACGCAAACTGCGACCTTAAGATTGCAGACTTCGGTTTGGCAAGGACGACATCTGAGACAGATCTCATGACCGAGTATGTTGTAACAAGATGGTACCGAGCACCAGAGCTGCTTCTTAATAGTTCTGAGTACACATCTGCCATTGATGTCTGGTCTGTTGGTTGCATATTTGCTGAGATCATGACAAGGGAACCTCTATTCCCTGGGAAAGACTATGTCCACCAGCTTAAGCTTATAACCGAG TTGATAGGATCACCTGATGGAACGAGCCTAGAGTTTCTCAGAAGCGAGAATGCGAGAAAGTATGTCAAAGAACTACCGAAGTTCCCGAGGCAGAGCTTTGCAGCTAGGTTTCCTAGTATGAGTTCTATAGCTATCGACCTGCTGGAGAAAATGCTAGTGTTTGATCCTGAAAAACGCATCACTG TTGAGGAAGCATTGTGTCATCCTTTCTTGTCAGCACTTCACGACCTTAACGACGAGCCTGTTTGTTCCAACCATTTCAGTTTCGATTTTGAGAACCCGTCTTCCACTGAAGAAGAGATTAAGGAGCTCGTGTGGCTAGAATCAGTGAAGTTCAATCCTCATCCGACCAATTAA
- the LOC106422274 gene encoding protein ROH1-like, with protein MDFCTLVKKIPKNPSPISSLFLQKDSLFLPQKLIHKSLLVFPFQMAPVTEHQGSFLSRISRRNQIVSMDVNHDQELKELEDFQKHVAQRFTELLSPSGESDPILSIQWLRKLLDAFMSCESGFQSVLTANPAQISKPLVPETLDRIVKALDICTAVVNGADSVRQSQRLAEIAVTALKQQPLSDGSVRRAKRALTSLLAALNADKNSGGSGRRATTTEQSSSFGRGSGGGGCVSKNWSASKQIQAMAANLALPRGGEASPMFIMSSVMVMVMWTLVAAVPCQASNGLTVHLPLPRHQVWASAAASIQERIGEELKRKEKRCGGGGGLMEEMQRMERVGLKLMEFADGFRFDGEEEVKAEVEEMEEICRKMEDGLDGLQRQVRQVFHRLVKSRSEILEAIDHCNI; from the coding sequence ATGGACTTTTGCACTCTGGTCAAAAAAATCCCCAAAAACCCTTCTCCAATTTCATCTCTCTTCCTCCAAAAAGattctctctttcttcctcAGAAACTGATTCACAAATCTCTTCTCGTTTTTCCGTTTCAAATGGCGCCGGTGACGGAGCATCAGGGGTCGTTCCTAAGTCGAATAAGCCGTCGCAATCAAATCGTTTCCATGGACGTCAACCACGACCAAGAACTCAAAGAACTCGAAGATTTCCAGAAACACGTCGCTCAGCGCTTCACGGAGTTACTATCTCCGTCAGGAGAATCCGACCCGATTCTCTCGATCCAGTGGCTACGGAAGCTTCTCGATGCTTTCATGTCTTGCGAATCGGGGTTTCAATCGGTGCTAACCGCGAACCCGGCTCAGATCTCTAAACCGCTCGTACCGGAGACGCTCGACCGGATCGTTAAGGCCCTTGATATCTGTACAGCTGTAGTTAACGGCGCTGACTCAGTCAGACAAAGCCAGCGTCTCGCTGAGATCGCCGTTACGGCGTTGAAACAGCAGCCGTTAAGTGACGGAAGCGTTAGGAGAGCTAAACGGGCTCTCACAAGCCTCCTAGCCGCCTTAAACGCCGATAAGAACAGCGGTGGAAGCGGTAGGAGGGCGACGACGACGGAGCAGTCGTCGTCGTTTGGCCGGGGCAGCGGCGGAGGAGGATGCGTGAGCAAGAACTGGTCAGCCTCGAAGCAGATTCAAGCAATGGCGGCGAATCTTGCGCTTCCACGTGGCGGAGAAGCGTCTCCGATGTTTATAATGAGTAGTGTCATGGTAATGGTGATGTGGACGCTAGTTGCGGCGGTTCCTTGTCAGGCAAGCAACGGTTTGACGGTTCATTTGCCGTTGCCGAGGCATCAGGTCTGGGCTAGCGCGGCGGCGAGCATCCAGGAGAGGATCGGGGAAGAGCTGAAACGCAAGGAGAAGCgctgtggtggtggtggagggtTGATGGAGGAGATGCAGAGGATGGAGAGGGTTGGGTTGAAGCTGATGGAGTTCGCTGATGGGTTTAGGTTTGATGGAGAGGAGGAAGTGAAGGCGGAAGTGGAGGAGATGGAGGAGATTTGCCGGAAAATGGAAGATGGGCTTGACGGTTTACAGAGACAAGTTAGACAAGTGTTTCATAGGTTGGTGAAAAGCAGAAGTGAGATTCTTGAAGCTATTGATCATTGTAATATCTAG